The genomic region CCCTGCTCAGTTTTCTCATCACCATCTGGCAATGGCTTGCCGCGCGGCGCTTTCCGCTGCATCAACGCCTCACCGACACGTCATTCGTGCCCGCCGTCACATTGCTGAAACCGCTCAAGGGTTGCGACTCGGAAACTACCGGGTGTCTGGGCACTTGGTTGACGCAAGATTATCCGGGCAAAGTGCAAATCCTGTTTGGCGTTGCTTCGGCGGACGATCCCGTTTGTGCGATTGTCCGGCAGTTGATCAAGGAACATCCGGCGTGTGAAGCCGAACTGATCGTTTGCGGGGAGTCGCTCGGCGCGAACGCCAAAGTTTCGACGTTGATCCAGCTCGAACGCGCGGCGGCGCACAACTATCTCGTGATTAGCGACGCCGATGTGCGGGTGCCGCCGGATTTGTTGACAAATTTGATGTTACCGCTGCGCCAGGCCGAAGTCGGTTTGGTGAATTGTTTCTATTGCCTGGCCAATCCCTCGACGCTGTCGATGCAGTGGGAAGCCATCGCCATCAACGCCGACTTTTGGAGCCAGGTCCTGCAATCGCGCACGCTCAAGCCGCTCGGCTTTGCCCTTGGCGCAGTGATGGCGATGAAACGCGAGGCGTTGCAAAAAACCGGCGGTTTTGCAGCGCTCGCCGATTATCTCGCCGACGACTACCAACTCGGAAATAAAATTGTGCGGGCCGGCTGGCGCATCGAACTGTGTCCGGTTGTCGTCGAATGTTGGGAAGCACCGAGAACGTGGCGCGAAGTCTGGCGGCATCAACTCCGCTGGGCGCGCACGATTCGCGCCTGTCAGCCGCTGCCGTATTTCTTCAGTATCCTGAGCAATGCGACGCTGTGGCCGCTGCTGTGGTGGTTTGCTTTGCCTCGCAGTACACCGTTCTTTGTCCTCTGCCTGTTGGTTCGCCTGCTCACAGCACTGAACAATCACGGGCGATTGACCCGGTCAACAGCGCACCGTGGTTCTTTGTGGCTCGTTCCCGTGAAGGATTTGTCGCAAGCGGCCTTGTGGTTGCTCGCCTTCACGGGCAATCACCTTGAATGGCGCGGACAAAGGTTTCGCCTGCAGCGGGACGGCAAACTTGTGAAAGATTAAGAGTGTCCGCGGCCAGCTTCATGGAAACGGCAACGACGGTTTGTCGCGAAACGGATCGCCAGGTGGCCGCAACGCCGGTTGCGGCGCGCGCGGCTCGGTTCTGATTTCGGGTTGTGAGTTTCCACTACTGGAAGGAGGCGGGTAAGGCCGGCCGTAATAATAGTCGTCGTAGCCGTAATAGGGACGGTAATACGGGTCATGCCAGTATGGATCGGGCGGATGGCTGGCGGCCGCGTCATCGGAGGTTTTGCAACCTGCCGCTGAAACCAACAACATCATCACCAAACAAATGCGCCGGAGTTTCAGAAGAAAATGCGCCCGTTCGTTCGTCAGCTTGACCTGTGGTTTCATAACTCAATCCTTTGTTTCAGCACCGTAGCGCAATTTTCAACGCCCAAACAGCAATAAACTAGCCGCGAGGAAAAACTTCGCCTCCGCCTGCTCACACAGTGCCCGCGGCTGTCAATTCGATGATGGTTCGCAACGAGGTCGTCGGTCGAAATCCGGTCGCCTTGGCCAGTTTATCGATGAGCGGCTTGCGCCGGAGCATGTCTTCAAATCCCGGCGCGTAAGCGTCGTTGTAAGAAACCCGTTCAATCGGCGATTTCGAACCCACAATCTCCACCACCAACTTCGCCAGGTCACCAATGCAGATTTCCTCCGTGCTACCGACGTTGAAGACCTCGCCGTGCGCTGCAGGACAGGTTTGCAAACGCACCAACGCTTCCACCGTGTCGCGCACATAACAAAAGCAGCGGGTCTGGTGGCCATCGCCGAACACTTTGAGCGGCTGCCCGCTCTTGGCGGCGGCCACAAATCGTGGCAACACCATTCCGTAAC from Verrucomicrobiota bacterium harbors:
- the hpnI gene encoding bacteriohopanetetrol glucosamine biosynthesis glycosyltransferase HpnI; its protein translation is MLWTTFLGSLALLSFLITIWQWLAARRFPLHQRLTDTSFVPAVTLLKPLKGCDSETTGCLGTWLTQDYPGKVQILFGVASADDPVCAIVRQLIKEHPACEAELIVCGESLGANAKVSTLIQLERAAAHNYLVISDADVRVPPDLLTNLMLPLRQAEVGLVNCFYCLANPSTLSMQWEAIAINADFWSQVLQSRTLKPLGFALGAVMAMKREALQKTGGFAALADYLADDYQLGNKIVRAGWRIELCPVVVECWEAPRTWREVWRHQLRWARTIRACQPLPYFFSILSNATLWPLLWWFALPRSTPFFVLCLLVRLLTALNNHGRLTRSTAHRGSLWLVPVKDLSQAALWLLAFTGNHLEWRGQRFRLQRDGKLVKD